The genomic DNA GATCCTTTCAGGATTGGCGTTGCTGGGAGCTGATGTGGTGCTGCTGGTGGCGTTTACGTTGCTGGCCCAGGGCATAGGACGGGAAGCGCTGGGAGAAGCATATGCCATTTTTGGTCGGGCGGCCTGGGTAACCGTTGGTCTGATGCTGCTGGGCATTTCCCTGCTGGGCTGCTACAGCACGGTGGTGATGCATCCGGCGGCGGAATTGCGGCGCCTGACCGTCCTGACCGGTCTGGTATATGCGCTGCCTGTCGGTAGTATGCTGATCGCCATGCCTCTGACGGTGTTACATGAGGTGTTTCTGGGGGGATACTGGTTGGGCGCGCTCGTGGTATTACCGCTGGGGCATCTGTTTGCCCGGCTACTTCTGGCCCGGACCGAATGGTGGGGGGTGCCGGTGCTGGTCCTGGCTACAGGGGGGGCCGGCGAGCTGGCGGTGCAGACCATGCGGCGCTGGCCCGAGCTGGGGCTGCGTCCTGTCGGCGTGCTTTCGGATCATCATCCAGTCGGTGACAGGCTGAATGAGGTGCCCATTGTGGGCCGCATCCAGGACGCCCCGCAGGCCGGGCTCCGCTACGGCGTCCGGCATGCCATCGTGGCCCTGGCCGGGCAGAGTCATCGGGAGGTGCTGGAGCTCCTGGAACGTTACAGTCGCTACTTCCGACAGCTGTTCGTGCTGCCCGAAAATCCCGGCATGATCGCTTTCTGGAGCACGGCCCGGTCGTTCGAAGGGTTGCTCGGCTATGGCGTGCAGCATTCGTACTGGAACCTACGGTCACGTATGCTCAAGCGGGCCATGGACATCCTGGGAGCTTCGGTGTTGCTCCTGTTGCTGTTGCCGCTTTTTGCGGTGGTGGCTCTGCTGATCAAGCTCGACTCGCCCGGGCCGGTCTTTTACCGGCAGATGCGCATGGGGCGTGGCGGCCGTTGCTTCCCGCTCCTGAAGTTCCGGACCATGTATCAGGACGCCGAGCGACGGCTACAGGAATTGCTCCAGAAACGTCCGGATCTGCGTGAGGAGTACGAAGTATTTCACAAACTACGTAACGATCCACGGGTCACTCGGGTGGGTCGCTATCTGCGACGGTTCAGCATCGACGAACTACCTCAGCTCTGGAACGTGCTGCGTGGAGAGCTCAGTCTGGTAGGGCCCCGTGCCTATATGCCGGAGGAGCGCTTTCAGATGGATGGTATGGATCGGATCATTCTTCAGAAGCGTCCTGGCGTGACCGGACTGTGGCAGGTGTCGGGACGCAATGGACTTACGTTTGAAGATCGGGTTCGCATGGATGTACATTATATTCATAACTGGACGCCCTGGCTGGATCTGTATATCCTGGCCCGTACGGTGCCGGTCGTACTGACCGGGGAAGGGGCGTGTTGAGCAGCATGTTTATGAGGAGTGTCCGGGGGAATACTATGGCGCACTATCGACATCATTCGCTGATCGTAGCCCGGAGCGGGCAACGGGGAGGATTGCCCCCCGCTTCCGGCGAGCCACGCGACGAAGGTCGTATCAACTTTGCGGAGATCTGGCATACGATCCGGCGTGGTAAGTGGATCATTCTGTTGACCACGCTCGTGGTGGCCGGTTTGATCGCGGGGTACACCTACACGCTGCCGCCGGTGTATGAGTCTCGTGCCATCGTTTTTGTGGATACGCGCGGCGGCAGCAACGCGCCGGTTAGCGTAGCTGCCTTTACGCCGCTGGAGCGGCGAGCGCTCTCGAACGAGCTGGGCAT from Rhodothermus sp. includes the following:
- the wbaP gene encoding undecaprenyl-phosphate galactose phosphotransferase WbaP — protein: MKDLVLTEAGGDGREGISTVEVAPVRKAAWSRPARYRRLYPRQILSGLALLGADVVLLVAFTLLAQGIGREALGEAYAIFGRAAWVTVGLMLLGISLLGCYSTVVMHPAAELRRLTVLTGLVYALPVGSMLIAMPLTVLHEVFLGGYWLGALVVLPLGHLFARLLLARTEWWGVPVLVLATGGAGELAVQTMRRWPELGLRPVGVLSDHHPVGDRLNEVPIVGRIQDAPQAGLRYGVRHAIVALAGQSHREVLELLERYSRYFRQLFVLPENPGMIAFWSTARSFEGLLGYGVQHSYWNLRSRMLKRAMDILGASVLLLLLLPLFAVVALLIKLDSPGPVFYRQMRMGRGGRCFPLLKFRTMYQDAERRLQELLQKRPDLREEYEVFHKLRNDPRVTRVGRYLRRFSIDELPQLWNVLRGELSLVGPRAYMPEERFQMDGMDRIILQKRPGVTGLWQVSGRNGLTFEDRVRMDVHYIHNWTPWLDLYILARTVPVVLTGEGAC